One part of the Anopheles merus strain MAF chromosome 3L, AmerM5.1, whole genome shotgun sequence genome encodes these proteins:
- the LOC121600551 gene encoding uncharacterized protein LOC121600551 isoform X1 → MPGSPVPTTSAAFEEQDASHRVSHVQAASDSDHVQANPILRAAVAREASESEFAGFESVNSSPTFPTAAMLAEKRKRMRQHFDQRLDRIDQALQHATRADAAFLKGCASRLSMLSTEYETWHTNNLVSSSNAQFEQEEEEYASFENRHFELSLAIERNLSSSVVSTPTRDTMPHTKLPEMRLPTFDGKMEDWLPFRDAFLSLIDRNKNLADVDKLRYLKGSLQKDALNVVGDIEITDANYSVAWEVLKSRFENKKLVVKRYLDGLFAIPHMKKESYESLISLIDSFERGVKMTTRMGVATEGWSVLLAHMVCSKLDLATLKQWEIHHSSTNVPTYDEIMKFLRSHATVLQAMAPGRNRTSEATTAGGRMKTRNEVYSVVKPATKVCSFCKRASHAAYLCEVFRNASVEKRHELVRNGQLCFNCLSAGHQRKDCSSGSCRVCQRNHHTMLHKPNSPIDQSSLASASSLPSTSNAEAATPASIVQHCARNNFEKIILLPTAMVQVVNVDGTRIWARALLDGGSQINIVTERLVQLLRVQKRNEHHLLGGIGKAQHSSHHSVSLAIHSHCSTFKASWKFHVLREVTWDQPAHAVNPEGLNLPKGVTLADPHFYEPGPIDLLIGREGYNDLLLGNILRLNSPKLLLQNTELGWIVSGQVSQGLTHSSLVLNVMTLNDQLSRFWELEGCYSPAMLSVEEAECEAAFVQTTSRDHEGRFVVALPTRTERLNQLGDSYEAASRRLQSLCRRLNIDSKLKQEYSKFLQEYLDLGHMEEIPSDRHDIGKTYYMPHHCVVRPDSLTTKLRVVFDASSSTDTGVSLNDALMVGPSVQDDLLSLLLRFRVPRFAILADIEKMYRQIWVKESDRPLQRILWKESADDRIRIYQLKTVTYGTACAPYLATRCLQALAKEGETRYPRASKVLEQDFYMDDMITGVESVEDGRIICSEINQLLQSAGFHLRKWASNSSELLEQIPAELQIEGDVLNIDRSTSIKALGLRWMPSSDQLGFSVPGWKESEIITKRIALSDSAKLFDPLGLLGPVIVVAKCFMQELWKNENTWDEPLESERQQFWLRFREQLADLTSLTIPRRAIGGTVRIEAHGFSDASLRAYGACIYIRAESSDGQVSVRLLCAKSKVAPIPNTKRKKNVSLPRLELSGALLLSHLWQKVKQGVKLELKINFWVDSTIVLHWLSSSPSRWKQFVANRVAEIQHQTYKMPWSYVASEHNPADIISRGMMPLQLMDSQLWWQGPSWLHLPSQAWPTNKPNTEISSEDLEERSIVATSQQVPPNFLFDLSSSYEKLVRLTAYLLRFMYNCQPTHRGNLRKGFLKIDELVSASLTLVRLAQQETFAEELRDVRQTGAVKPNSKLKTLTPILKEGILRVGGRLRNAPVSYERKHPIILAFSHPLTLLIARSYHRQYLHAGQQELIASLRERFWPLRVRNLARKVVYECVSCFRSKPTTAEQIMGDLPSERVNPVLPFYNTGVDLCGPLFYRQTNKKAAPIKCYVAVFVCLVIKAVHVELIADLSTPAFISTLKRFIARRGKPSVIQCDNAKNFRGADRALKEMYELFQKQQHQDAVTTYCGTEGITFNFIPPRSPHFGGIWEAAVESLKRHLKATIGSSILRRDDLETILVQVEACLNSRPLTALSNDPEDLEILTPGHILIQRALTSVPEPSYAEIPGNRLDRYQQLQEYVRRIWKRWNRDYLSGLHPRTRWTSRRDNVREGTMVLLKEDNLPPLKWRFGRVLKIYPGDDGLVRVVDVKTKDGIYRRAITKICILPGQKEEREVS, encoded by the coding sequence ATGCCTGGTTCACCAGTTCCAACGACGTCGGCGGCGTTTGAGGAACAAGACGCATCGCATCGTGTATCACATGTGCAAGCTGCATCAGACAGCGATCATGTCCAAGCCAATCCAATACTGAGGGCAGCCGTGGCAAGAGAAGCTTCGGAGAGTGAGTTTGCAGGTTTTGAATCAGTAAATTCAAGTCCTACTtttccaacagcagcaatgcTGGCGGAGAAAAGAAAGCGAATGCGTCAGCATTTCGACCAAAGGCTGGACCGCATTGATCAAGCACTACAGCATGCAACAAGAGCGGATGCCGCTTTTCTGAAAGGATGTGCGTCACGCTTGTCGATGCTATCCACGGAATATGAAACATGGCACACCAACAATTTGGTTTCTTCTTCCAATGCACAGttcgaacaagaagaagaagagtacgCCTCTTTCGAGAACCGCCATTTTGAGCTTTCATTGGCAATTGAAAGAAACTTGTCATCAAGTGTAGTTTCCACACCAACACGCGATACCatgccacacacaaaacttccCGAAATGCGCTTGCCAACTTTTGATGGAAAGATGGAAGATTGGTTACCGTTTCGAGATGCCTTTCTCAGTCTTATTGATCGCAATAAGAATTTAGCCGACGTAGACAAGCTACGATACTTAAAAGGCTCTCTTCAAAAGGATGCTCTTAACGTAGTAGGAGACATCGAAATCACCGACGCAAATTATTCTGTTGCCTGGGAAGTATTGAAATCGCgattcgaaaacaaaaagctagtGGTGAAACGATATcttgatggattatttgcgATACCACACATGAAAAAGGAATCATACGAATCACTGATTTCTTTAATTGACAGTTTTGAGCGTGGTGTTAAAATGACGACTAGAATGGGAGTGGCCACGGAAGGATGGAGCGTGCTCTTAGCTCACATGGTCTGCTCTAAATTAGACCTGGCCACACttaaacaatgggaaatacaTCATAGCTCAACCAATGTTCCCACGTATGACGAGATCATGAAATTCCTTCGCAGCCACGCAACTGTTTTGCAAGCCATGGCTCCAGGCAGGAATCGAACAAgtgaagcaacaacagctgGAGGCAGAATGAAAACCCGCAACGAAGTGTACAGCGTGGTTAAGCCAGCCACAAAGGTTTGTTCATTCTGCAAAAGGGCTTCACATGCTGCGTACCTGTGCGAAGTGTTTCGAAATGCATCTGTGGAAAAGCGACACGAGCTAGTGAGGAACGGACAGTTGTGTTTTAACTGTTTGTCGGCGGGTCATCAGCGAAAGGATTGTTCGTCCGGATCTTGCCGTGTATGTCAGCGAAATCATCATACGATGCTTCACAAACCGAATTCTCCAATTGATCAGTCGTCATTAGCATCAGCGTCATCACTGCCGTCTACATCAAATGCAGAAGCAGCTACACCGGCTTCTATTGTTCAACATTGTGCGCGCAacaatttcgaaaaaataatcCTGTTACCAACAGCAATGGTACAAGTAGTGAATGTTGACGGAACACGTATCTGGGCTCGAGCTTTACTGGATGGAGGTTCACAGATCAACATTGTTACGGAACGATTGGTACAGCTGTTGAGAGTCCAGAAGAGGAACGAGCATCATCTGCTTGGTGGAATAGGGAAGGCACAGCATTCGTCTCATCATTCTGTGAGCCTTGCTATCCACTCTCACTGCTCTACCTTCAAGGCAAGCTGGAAGTTCCATGTGCTGCGAGAAGTGACGTGGGACCAGCCAGCACATGCAGTCAATCCGGAAGGATTGAACCTACCGAAGGGAGTGACGTTGGCGGATCCTCATTTCTATGAGCCAGGGCCAATTGATCTACTTATTGGGCGAGAAGGTTACAACGATCTACTTTTGGGTAACATTCTTCGGTTGAATAGCCCAAAACTACTACTGCAAAACACGGAGCTGGGTTGGATTGTCTCAGGTCAGGTAAGCCAAGGTCTAACACACTCTTCCTTAGTGCTCAACGTCATGACGCTGAATGACCAACTAAGCCGGTTTTGGGAACTGGAAGGCTGCTACTCCCCTGCGATGTTATCCGTCGAGGAAGCTGAGTGTGAGGCAGCATTTGTACAAACAACTTCACGAGACCACGAAGGCCGTTTCGTGGTAGCCTTACCAACGCGTACTGAAAGGCTTAATCAACTAGGTGACTCTTATGAAGCTGCATCACGGCGGCTACAATCGCTCTGTAGGCGATTAAATATCGACTCGAAATTGAAGCAGGAATATTCTAAATTCCTACAGGAGTATCTCGATCTAGGACACATGGAAGAAATTCCATCTGACCGCCATGACATTGGAAAGACATATTACATGCCGCATCATTGTGTAGTAAGACCCGACAGCCTCACGACTAAGCTAAGAGTCGTATTTGATGCATCCAGTTCTACTGATACAGGGGTATCCCTCAACGATGCACTGATGGTGGGACCTTCAGTGCAAGATGATCTTTTGTCGTTGTTACTCCGATTTAGAGTACCCAGATTTGCGATTTTGGCtgacattgaaaaaatgtatcGCCAAATTTGGGTGAAGGAATCCGATCGTCCACTTCAACGCATCCTGTGGAAAGAATCTGCTGATGATAGAATTCGCATCTATCAGCTGAAAACCGTTACGTACGGCACAGCCTGCGCACCTTACTTGGCCACCCGTTGTCTGCAAGCGTTGGCTAAGGAAGGAGAAACAAGATATCCCAGGGCATCCAAGGTCCTCGAGCAAGATTTTTACATGGATGACATGATCACCGGTGTGGAATCTGTTGAAGATGGCCGGATTATTTGCAGCGAAATAAATCAGCTTCTACAATCGGCAGGATTTCACCTGCGCAAATGGGCTTCAAACTCGTCTGAGTTACTGGAGCAAATACCAGCTGAACTACAAATCGAGGGAGATGTTTTGAACATCGATCGCAGCACATCCATCAAGGCTTTGGGTTTAAGATGGATGCCATCATCGGACCAGCTAGGGTTTAGTGTGCCTGGTTGGAAGGAATCAGAAATCATCACCAAACGCATTGCGTTATCAGACTCAGCTAAGTTGTTCGATCCTCTTGGACTGTTAGGACCAGTCATTGTAGTAGCAAAGTGTTTCATGCAGGAGCTCTGGAAGAACGAAAATACCTGGGATGAACCTTTGGAGTCTGAACGGCAACAATTCTGGTTGCGCTTCAGAGAACAACTCGCTGATCTGACTAGCTTGACAATTCCACGACGAGCAATTGGTGGAACAGTGCGAATTGAAGCTCACGGATTTAGTGATGCTTCCCTACGGGCTTATGGCGCCTGTATCTACATACGAGCAGAATCGTCCGATGGCCAAGTCTCAGTACGGTTGTTATGTGCTAAGTCAAAGGTGGCACCGATACCTAATACCaaacggaagaaaaacgtGTCCCTTCCACGGCTCGAGTTGTCGGGAGCGTTGTTACTATCACACTTATGGCAGAAGGTGAAGCAAGGGGTGAAATTGGAGCTTAAAATCAACTTCTGGGTTGATTCAACGATAGTTCTTCATTGGCTTTCAAGCAGTCCTTCCCGTTGGAAACAGTTCGTTGCGAACCGAGTTGCGGAAATCCAGCACCAAACCTACAAGATGCCTTGGAGTTATGTGGCCAGCGAGCACAATCCAGCTGACATTATTTCCAGGGGAATGATGCCTTTGCAGCTCATGGATTCCCAACTTTGGTGGCAAGGGCCCTCATGGTTGCATCTTCCAAGTCAAGCTTGGCCTACGAACAAACCCAATACTGAAATTTCCTCGGAAGATTTGGAagagcgatcgattgtagccACATCTCAACAGGTACCGCCAAATTTTCTATTCGATCTTTCTTCATCTTACGAAAAATTGGTGCGACTTACGGCATATCTGCTGCGATTCATGTACAATTGTCAACCGACACACCGCGGAAATCTACGAAAGGGGTTTCTAAAAATAGATGAATTAGTGTCAGCGTCTCTAACGCTCGTTCGTCTGGCCCAACAAGAAACCTTTGCTGAGGAGCTTCGGGATGTTCGTCAAACTGGAGCGGTCAAGCCGAACTCAAAACTGAAAACGCTAACACCTATTCTGAAAGAGGGTATCCTACGTGTGGGTGGTCGTTTGCGAAACGCGCCTGTTTCGTATGAACGCAAACATCCGATAATTTTAGCGTTTTCTCACCCATTGACCCTACTGATTGCGCGTTCTTATCATCGACAATATCTGCATGCGGGACAACAAGAGCTCATAGCTAGCCTGCGTGAGAGATTCTGGCCCCTTCGCGTACGCAACCTGGCACGAAAGGTCGTATATGAGTGTGTAAGTTGTTTCCGATCCAAACCAACAACGGCAGAGCAAATCATGGGAGATTTGCCCAGCGAACGCGTAAACCCAGTTCTCCCATTCTACAACACTGGTGTGGATCTGTGTGGTCCATTATTCTATAGACAAACCAACAAGAAGGCTGCTCCAATCAAATGCTATGTTGCTGTTTTCGTCTGTCTTGTGATCAAAGCAGTACATGTGGAGCTTATTGCCGATTTGTCTACTCCAGCCTTCATTTCTACATTGAAGCGTTTCATAGCTCGTCGCGGTAAACCATCCGTAATCCAGTGCGACAACGCCAAAAATTTCCGGGGAGCTGATCGAGCGCTCAAGGAGATGTATGAGCTGTtccagaaacaacaacatcaggaTGCTGTTACAACTTACTGCGGAACGGAAGGGATCACCTTCAACTTCATCCCTCCGCGGTCACCCCATTTCGGTGGGATCTGGGAGGCCGCAGTTGAGTCGCTTAAACGGCATCTCAAGGCGACGATAGGATCCAGTATCTTGCGGCGAGACGACCTGGAAACTATCTTAGTTCAAGTGGAGGCTTGTTTGAACTCGCGACCGTTAACTGCACTTTCCAACGATCCAGAGGACCTGGAAATTCTGACACCGGGTCATATTTTGATTCAACGGGCGCTTACATCGGTCCCTGAGCCATCTTATGCTGAGATTCCAGGCAACCGCCTGGACCGCTATCAACAATTGCAGGAGTATGTTCGGCGGATTTGGAAGCGATGGAATCGAGACTACTTGTCTGGTTTGCATCCGCGTACCCGGTGGACTTCAAGGCGAGACAACGTTCGGGAGGGCACTATGGTCCTGCTGAAGGAGGACAACCTTCCCCCTCTCAAATGGCGCTTCGGCCGAGTGCTGAAGATTTATCCTGGTGATGACGGCTTGGTTCGAGTGGTTGATGTGAAAACGAAGGATGGAATTTACAGAAGAGCCATCACCAAGATCTGCATACTGCCCGGAcagaaggaagaaagagaggtTTCGTAA
- the LOC121600551 gene encoding uncharacterized protein LOC121600551 isoform X2, whose protein sequence is MEEIPSDRHDIGKTYYMPHHCVVRPDSLTTKLRVVFDASSSTDTGVSLNDALMVGPSVQDDLLSLLLRFRVPRFAILADIEKMYRQIWVKESDRPLQRILWKESADDRIRIYQLKTVTYGTACAPYLATRCLQALAKEGETRYPRASKVLEQDFYMDDMITGVESVEDGRIICSEINQLLQSAGFHLRKWASNSSELLEQIPAELQIEGDVLNIDRSTSIKALGLRWMPSSDQLGFSVPGWKESEIITKRIALSDSAKLFDPLGLLGPVIVVAKCFMQELWKNENTWDEPLESERQQFWLRFREQLADLTSLTIPRRAIGGTVRIEAHGFSDASLRAYGACIYIRAESSDGQVSVRLLCAKSKVAPIPNTKRKKNVSLPRLELSGALLLSHLWQKVKQGVKLELKINFWVDSTIVLHWLSSSPSRWKQFVANRVAEIQHQTYKMPWSYVASEHNPADIISRGMMPLQLMDSQLWWQGPSWLHLPSQAWPTNKPNTEISSEDLEERSIVATSQQVPPNFLFDLSSSYEKLVRLTAYLLRFMYNCQPTHRGNLRKGFLKIDELVSASLTLVRLAQQETFAEELRDVRQTGAVKPNSKLKTLTPILKEGILRVGGRLRNAPVSYERKHPIILAFSHPLTLLIARSYHRQYLHAGQQELIASLRERFWPLRVRNLARKVVYECVSCFRSKPTTAEQIMGDLPSERVNPVLPFYNTGVDLCGPLFYRQTNKKAAPIKCYVAVFVCLVIKAVHVELIADLSTPAFISTLKRFIARRGKPSVIQCDNAKNFRGADRALKEMYELFQKQQHQDAVTTYCGTEGITFNFIPPRSPHFGGIWEAAVESLKRHLKATIGSSILRRDDLETILVQVEACLNSRPLTALSNDPEDLEILTPGHILIQRALTSVPEPSYAEIPGNRLDRYQQLQEYVRRIWKRWNRDYLSGLHPRTRWTSRRDNVREGTMVLLKEDNLPPLKWRFGRVLKIYPGDDGLVRVVDVKTKDGIYRRAITKICILPGQKEEREVS, encoded by the coding sequence ATGGAAGAAATTCCATCTGACCGCCATGACATTGGAAAGACATATTACATGCCGCATCATTGTGTAGTAAGACCCGACAGCCTCACGACTAAGCTAAGAGTCGTATTTGATGCATCCAGTTCTACTGATACAGGGGTATCCCTCAACGATGCACTGATGGTGGGACCTTCAGTGCAAGATGATCTTTTGTCGTTGTTACTCCGATTTAGAGTACCCAGATTTGCGATTTTGGCtgacattgaaaaaatgtatcGCCAAATTTGGGTGAAGGAATCCGATCGTCCACTTCAACGCATCCTGTGGAAAGAATCTGCTGATGATAGAATTCGCATCTATCAGCTGAAAACCGTTACGTACGGCACAGCCTGCGCACCTTACTTGGCCACCCGTTGTCTGCAAGCGTTGGCTAAGGAAGGAGAAACAAGATATCCCAGGGCATCCAAGGTCCTCGAGCAAGATTTTTACATGGATGACATGATCACCGGTGTGGAATCTGTTGAAGATGGCCGGATTATTTGCAGCGAAATAAATCAGCTTCTACAATCGGCAGGATTTCACCTGCGCAAATGGGCTTCAAACTCGTCTGAGTTACTGGAGCAAATACCAGCTGAACTACAAATCGAGGGAGATGTTTTGAACATCGATCGCAGCACATCCATCAAGGCTTTGGGTTTAAGATGGATGCCATCATCGGACCAGCTAGGGTTTAGTGTGCCTGGTTGGAAGGAATCAGAAATCATCACCAAACGCATTGCGTTATCAGACTCAGCTAAGTTGTTCGATCCTCTTGGACTGTTAGGACCAGTCATTGTAGTAGCAAAGTGTTTCATGCAGGAGCTCTGGAAGAACGAAAATACCTGGGATGAACCTTTGGAGTCTGAACGGCAACAATTCTGGTTGCGCTTCAGAGAACAACTCGCTGATCTGACTAGCTTGACAATTCCACGACGAGCAATTGGTGGAACAGTGCGAATTGAAGCTCACGGATTTAGTGATGCTTCCCTACGGGCTTATGGCGCCTGTATCTACATACGAGCAGAATCGTCCGATGGCCAAGTCTCAGTACGGTTGTTATGTGCTAAGTCAAAGGTGGCACCGATACCTAATACCaaacggaagaaaaacgtGTCCCTTCCACGGCTCGAGTTGTCGGGAGCGTTGTTACTATCACACTTATGGCAGAAGGTGAAGCAAGGGGTGAAATTGGAGCTTAAAATCAACTTCTGGGTTGATTCAACGATAGTTCTTCATTGGCTTTCAAGCAGTCCTTCCCGTTGGAAACAGTTCGTTGCGAACCGAGTTGCGGAAATCCAGCACCAAACCTACAAGATGCCTTGGAGTTATGTGGCCAGCGAGCACAATCCAGCTGACATTATTTCCAGGGGAATGATGCCTTTGCAGCTCATGGATTCCCAACTTTGGTGGCAAGGGCCCTCATGGTTGCATCTTCCAAGTCAAGCTTGGCCTACGAACAAACCCAATACTGAAATTTCCTCGGAAGATTTGGAagagcgatcgattgtagccACATCTCAACAGGTACCGCCAAATTTTCTATTCGATCTTTCTTCATCTTACGAAAAATTGGTGCGACTTACGGCATATCTGCTGCGATTCATGTACAATTGTCAACCGACACACCGCGGAAATCTACGAAAGGGGTTTCTAAAAATAGATGAATTAGTGTCAGCGTCTCTAACGCTCGTTCGTCTGGCCCAACAAGAAACCTTTGCTGAGGAGCTTCGGGATGTTCGTCAAACTGGAGCGGTCAAGCCGAACTCAAAACTGAAAACGCTAACACCTATTCTGAAAGAGGGTATCCTACGTGTGGGTGGTCGTTTGCGAAACGCGCCTGTTTCGTATGAACGCAAACATCCGATAATTTTAGCGTTTTCTCACCCATTGACCCTACTGATTGCGCGTTCTTATCATCGACAATATCTGCATGCGGGACAACAAGAGCTCATAGCTAGCCTGCGTGAGAGATTCTGGCCCCTTCGCGTACGCAACCTGGCACGAAAGGTCGTATATGAGTGTGTAAGTTGTTTCCGATCCAAACCAACAACGGCAGAGCAAATCATGGGAGATTTGCCCAGCGAACGCGTAAACCCAGTTCTCCCATTCTACAACACTGGTGTGGATCTGTGTGGTCCATTATTCTATAGACAAACCAACAAGAAGGCTGCTCCAATCAAATGCTATGTTGCTGTTTTCGTCTGTCTTGTGATCAAAGCAGTACATGTGGAGCTTATTGCCGATTTGTCTACTCCAGCCTTCATTTCTACATTGAAGCGTTTCATAGCTCGTCGCGGTAAACCATCCGTAATCCAGTGCGACAACGCCAAAAATTTCCGGGGAGCTGATCGAGCGCTCAAGGAGATGTATGAGCTGTtccagaaacaacaacatcaggaTGCTGTTACAACTTACTGCGGAACGGAAGGGATCACCTTCAACTTCATCCCTCCGCGGTCACCCCATTTCGGTGGGATCTGGGAGGCCGCAGTTGAGTCGCTTAAACGGCATCTCAAGGCGACGATAGGATCCAGTATCTTGCGGCGAGACGACCTGGAAACTATCTTAGTTCAAGTGGAGGCTTGTTTGAACTCGCGACCGTTAACTGCACTTTCCAACGATCCAGAGGACCTGGAAATTCTGACACCGGGTCATATTTTGATTCAACGGGCGCTTACATCGGTCCCTGAGCCATCTTATGCTGAGATTCCAGGCAACCGCCTGGACCGCTATCAACAATTGCAGGAGTATGTTCGGCGGATTTGGAAGCGATGGAATCGAGACTACTTGTCTGGTTTGCATCCGCGTACCCGGTGGACTTCAAGGCGAGACAACGTTCGGGAGGGCACTATGGTCCTGCTGAAGGAGGACAACCTTCCCCCTCTCAAATGGCGCTTCGGCCGAGTGCTGAAGATTTATCCTGGTGATGACGGCTTGGTTCGAGTGGTTGATGTGAAAACGAAGGATGGAATTTACAGAAGAGCCATCACCAAGATCTGCATACTGCCCGGAcagaaggaagaaagagaggtTTCGTAA